AACTTCAACTTTTAATTTTTGTTTTTCGATGTTAACTTCTTTTACTGTACCGTTGAATGTGTTAAACGGACCTTCAATTACTCTAACCGGATCACCTGGAGCAAAACTTGTTTCCACAGTAGTAATATCTTTACGTTCTTCAACTCTGCCAATTATTCTTTCAATTTCACTGAGCTGAAGTGGTACCGGTTCATTTCTTCTGCCGACAAAACTGACAATAGAAGGAATTTGAGTAATAACATCTTTTATTTTTCTATCTAAAATGGCATGAATAATAATGTATCCCGGCAGAAAATTTTTAATTCTCGTACGACGTTTGCCGTTACGAACCTCAAAAACTGTTTCCTGAGGGATTATTACTTCAAATATCTTATCTTCCAAACCTAATCTTTTGGATTCAGACTCAATCGCCGTTTTAACCTTAGTTTCGTGGCTTGTAAAAGTTCTGATAGCGTACCATTTAGGTTCGTGACTTTCATATTGTGATATATTAGTAGGTTCAGCCATTATTAATATTCAAATTAAAAAATTGATTTTACAATCAGGGTCATTATTTCATCAATGATGAAAGTGAATAAAGTGATGATGCCGGTTACAACAATAACCACCACAGTTGATTCACGTAATTGCTCTTTAGATGGCCATGAAACTTTCTTCATTTCAGCCACAACTTCGTTAACGAACTTCTTTATTTTTGCAACCATGACTTGTTACATTAGTTTATAAAAAATTGCACTATAAAGTACATTAAATCGCACGGGTGGCAGGACTTGAACCCGCAGCCAATGGTTTTGGAGACCACTACTCTACCAATTGAGCTACACCCGTATGCTCTAAATATTGAGCTGATGACGGGACTTGAACCCGTGACCTCGTCCTTACCAAGGACGTGCTCTACCAGCTGAGCTACATCAGCATACCGGCATTTAAATTTACTTAAAATAAAGTATGCACAACCGAATATGCTCCGATTATGCTAAATGCCTCGTGGCTGACAGACTCATTCAGAGCGGGAGACGAGACTCGAACTCGCAACCCTCAGCTTGGAAGGCTGATGCTCTACCAATTGAGCTACTCCCGCATAGATTGTCAAAGTCCTGTATTTTTGTGGGCAGAGAAGGATTCGAACCTCCGTAAGGATTCCCTAGCAGATTTACAGTCTGCCCCGTTTAACCGCTTCGGTATCTGCCCCTCAAACGAGCTTACAAAAGTAATACTTTTTTATTTAATACCAAAATATTTTTTTACTTTTTTTTACTTTTTTTTACTTTTTTTCTATACTAATATTATTTTTTGCTTGATTTTCTAAATAAATTATCTCAAAAACAATATTTTGCAGATAAATTCTTCTCTTGGAAATTATTTTAAGATACTTATTTTCAGGCAGTTCTATTAAGTTTGAGATTTAGTGAATAACTGAACTGCATATTCTTTTATATTAAGAGATTTTTCAATGTTAAATTTAGCTTTGTTTGGTCCCCCTGGTGCAGGTAAAGGTACTCAGTCTGAATTTTTAGTAAAAAAGTATAACCTTTTTTACATCTCAACCGGTGATTTACTCAGAAAAGAAATTGCTGATGGTTCTGCTATTGGAAATGAAGTCAAAAGTATAATTGCACAAGGTGGACTTGTTTCGGATGAAATAATTGTTCAGATAATTGAAAAATCAATAATAGATAATCCGGGATACAACGGATTTCTTTTTGACGGTTTTCCGAGAACTTACATTCAGGCCTATATTCTTGAAGGACTTATGCTAAAGCTAAACACACAACTCAATTGTTTAATCAGCATAGAAGTTCCAAAGGAGGAATCTGTTACAAGACTATTAAACCGTGGAATTACCTCAGGTAGATCCGACGATAATGATACTGTAATCCGTAACAGACTTAAAGAATATTACGAAAAAACAATTCCTGTGCTTCAGTTTTACAAAGACAAAGGTATTTATTATGAAGTTGATGGTAGAAATGGTATTGATGATGTAAAAATTGATATTACTAAAATCGTTAAACAAGAATTAAGTAAAAGTCTTCTCAATGTTGTTTTATTCGGATATCCGGGCAGTGGCAGGTCAACTATTGGTAAAGCTCTTGCAGCGCAATATAACCTTGAATTTATATCTACAGGTCAGCTCCTTGTTAAGGAAGTAAACGATAATACTAAAATTGGCAAAAAAATTCTCGAGATGCATGAAAAGGGACAGCTCTCTTCTGATGAGGTTGGGCAGATGATACCTGATGAAATAGTGGTACAGTTGATCGAAAAGAAACTAAGTGTGATAAATGACCAAAAGGGATTTATTTTCAAAGGTTTCCCGCGAACGCTTGTTCAGTCATATATTTTAGATGGTTTACTCAGAAAACATACTTCATCAATAACAAAAGTAATCGAAATTGAAGTACCGATTTTAGAATTAATTCGTCGTCTGGAACAAAGAAGTTCCACTGATTCCAGTATGCCTTATGATTCCAATATTTCTACTATTATCAAGAGATTGCAGGAACACGAAAAACGTACGGTGCCGGTTATAGGTAAATATAGTGCTTTACATGGTGGTACAAAAATCAACGGTGTCGGGACTTTCGAGGAAGTTTATCAGAGAGTTGCAGATGAAATTGAATTTGGATTTAAAGCTATCAGATAAATTAGTAATCAGCTTAGTGCTGGTTTAAATTAATAAAATTGAAAACCATGATTTTTCAAATAAAATCATTAAATAATAATTATATAAAATTTTGAGCTTTTTAATATGATAAAAAGTATGACAGGCTTCAGCAAGGCTGAAGTAAACGAAAACGGCATTCACGCCACTGTTGAGCTTAAATGCTTAAACGGCAGATATCTTGATATCAATTGCAAAATGCCAAGGAATATTCAGCATCGTGAGTATGAAGTCAGAGAATTACTTAGACGTACTGTATCACGAGGAACTTTAACAGTCAACATAAACGTTGAGTCCTCTGCTGCAACAGGTAATTTTTCAATAAAAGAAGATGCTGCCAGAAACATTTATAATTCTTTAAATAACATCAGAAAAAAGCTGAAAATCAAGCAGAATGTTTCAATAGAACATTTGCTAAAATTTTCTGATGAAATAATCGCTACAACTGAAGGCGAAGACGAAGAATTAATTATGAATGTAGTTAAGAATGCTGTAACAAATTCTGTTCGAAATCTTGATAATATGCAGAAGAAAGAAGGTCAGCAGATTATGAAGGATATAATGAACCGAATGAGAAATGTTACAGAATTAGTCGAGAAAGTTTCTAAGTTAGGTCTTGAGAAAATTCCGGCTGAACGCGAGAGATTAAGGCAGCGTATAGCCCAGCTCTTTGAAAGTGATGAATACGACGAGCAGAGACTTCAAACTGAAATGGTGCTTTTAGCCGA
This is a stretch of genomic DNA from Ignavibacteriota bacterium. It encodes these proteins:
- the nusG gene encoding transcription termination/antitermination factor NusG, with product MAEPTNISQYESHEPKWYAIRTFTSHETKVKTAIESESKRLGLEDKIFEVIIPQETVFEVRNGKRRTRIKNFLPGYIIIHAILDRKIKDVITQIPSIVSFVGRRNEPVPLQLSEIERIIGRVEERKDITTVETSFAPGDPVRVIEGPFNTFNGTVKEVNIEKQKLKVEVGILGRKTPVELDFNQVELEI
- the secE gene encoding preprotein translocase subunit SecE, with the protein product MVAKIKKFVNEVVAEMKKVSWPSKEQLRESTVVVIVVTGIITLFTFIIDEIMTLIVKSIF
- a CDS encoding adenylate kinase, which translates into the protein MLNLALFGPPGAGKGTQSEFLVKKYNLFYISTGDLLRKEIADGSAIGNEVKSIIAQGGLVSDEIIVQIIEKSIIDNPGYNGFLFDGFPRTYIQAYILEGLMLKLNTQLNCLISIEVPKEESVTRLLNRGITSGRSDDNDTVIRNRLKEYYEKTIPVLQFYKDKGIYYEVDGRNGIDDVKIDITKIVKQELSKSLLNVVLFGYPGSGRSTIGKALAAQYNLEFISTGQLLVKEVNDNTKIGKKILEMHEKGQLSSDEVGQMIPDEIVVQLIEKKLSVINDQKGFIFKGFPRTLVQSYILDGLLRKHTSSITKVIEIEVPILELIRRLEQRSSTDSSMPYDSNISTIIKRLQEHEKRTVPVIGKYSALHGGTKINGVGTFEEVYQRVADEIEFGFKAIR
- a CDS encoding YicC family protein, with translation MIKSMTGFSKAEVNENGIHATVELKCLNGRYLDINCKMPRNIQHREYEVRELLRRTVSRGTLTVNINVESSAATGNFSIKEDAARNIYNSLNNIRKKLKIKQNVSIEHLLKFSDEIIATTEGEDEELIMNVVKNAVTNSVRNLDNMQKKEGQQIMKDIMNRMRNVTELVEKVSKLGLEKIPAERERLRQRIAQLFESDEYDEQRLQTEMVLLADKLDISEEVVRLNSHFLFFYETVKSLEPSGRKINFLLQEMGREVNTIGNKANDAQISQLIVTVKEELERIREQIQNIE